Proteins from one Loktanella sp. M215 genomic window:
- a CDS encoding DUF3772 domain-containing protein codes for MIRSLLTALALLLAAQGATAQVSLDGLLGTPTQTEEPAPDATEEPAPDTAADTAADAAALSDAEQALATAVPDLEDWKSRVKTAEALLQAGNGSSLALTRTRDTLFGWRDRFQALGSLNAGRIGTVQAQIEALGPKPESGEEQPAIAARRAELNSQLDVLRAPGILAREAYARANGLIAEVDSQLRARETSRLSARGPSPLNPANWPAALQGASDAVGGVVSSAMARVDRNLSSGGLLRTLPLAVMYMVAALILLFRSRQWVWLLQSRVERSHSRGRAVWSFLLSLWVIVLPTLGLSALILALRQIGVLARSGDTLSQAIFGAGFTIIIARWLNGQLFPVGEHGGPLGYPPEIRAKIRRNGVALGVGLAAIIVVGALMHGAGASDAATGVVVLPLQVLLAVVLFRLGYLLRHAPMEKDGRETSSGRVRTTVGLLCMIVAIVTPILAAAGYAAASDALFAPGVMTLAIFGVIIVLQRLVYDIYAPATDSTDTGPLMPVVIGFALFLLAVPVLALVWGARLTDLLEVWAQFSAGFQVGETTISPTDFMTFVLIFGGGYLLTQFVKRQLKTSVLPRTKMDLGGQNAVAAGVAYIGIIVSALIAITTAGIDLSSLAIVAGALSVGIGFGLQTIVQNFVSGIILLIERPIGEGDMIEVNGQVGFVRDISVRSTRIETFDRTDVIIPNADLVSGQVTNWTRGNLVGRLIIPVGVAYGSDVEQVRKILLEVGGAQPMVLADPGPQALFMAFGASSLDFELRVILRDVNWKVIVTDEMNRDIDRRFAEAGIEIPFAQQDIWLRNPEALHPAKPDATPAAATSAPDDGPDTAREARAMMDAGDMHDDADGDPAPEGETQ; via the coding sequence ATGATCCGATCCCTTCTGACGGCTTTGGCGCTGCTGCTGGCGGCGCAGGGCGCCACGGCGCAGGTGTCGCTGGACGGTCTGCTGGGCACGCCGACGCAGACCGAAGAACCTGCGCCCGACGCGACAGAGGAGCCTGCACCTGATACCGCGGCCGACACCGCAGCGGATGCGGCGGCGCTGAGCGATGCGGAACAGGCGCTGGCGACCGCCGTGCCCGATCTGGAGGACTGGAAAAGTCGCGTGAAGACCGCCGAGGCGCTGCTGCAGGCAGGCAACGGGTCATCTCTGGCCCTGACCCGCACGCGTGACACGTTGTTTGGTTGGCGCGACAGGTTTCAGGCGCTGGGATCGCTGAATGCCGGACGCATCGGCACGGTGCAGGCCCAGATCGAGGCGCTGGGGCCCAAGCCCGAAAGCGGCGAGGAACAACCCGCCATCGCGGCCCGCCGGGCCGAGCTGAACAGCCAACTGGATGTGCTGCGTGCACCGGGCATTCTGGCCAGAGAAGCCTACGCCCGCGCCAACGGTCTGATCGCAGAAGTCGACAGCCAGCTCCGCGCCCGCGAGACATCGCGGCTGAGCGCGCGCGGCCCGTCGCCGCTGAACCCGGCCAACTGGCCGGCGGCGCTGCAGGGGGCAAGCGATGCGGTCGGTGGCGTCGTGTCCTCTGCCATGGCACGGGTGGACCGCAACCTGTCCTCTGGCGGGCTGCTGCGCACCCTGCCGCTGGCGGTAATGTATATGGTGGCGGCGCTGATCCTGCTGTTCCGGTCGCGGCAATGGGTCTGGCTGCTGCAAAGCCGGGTCGAGCGCAGTCATTCACGGGGCCGTGCGGTCTGGTCGTTCCTGCTGTCGCTCTGGGTGATCGTGCTGCCGACACTGGGGCTGTCGGCTCTGATCCTCGCGCTGCGCCAGATCGGCGTTCTGGCCCGGTCCGGCGATACGCTGTCGCAGGCGATCTTTGGCGCGGGCTTTACCATCATCATCGCACGCTGGCTGAACGGGCAGCTGTTCCCCGTGGGCGAACACGGCGGCCCGCTGGGCTATCCGCCAGAGATCCGCGCCAAGATCCGGCGCAACGGTGTTGCACTGGGTGTGGGGCTTGCGGCGATCATCGTCGTCGGCGCGCTGATGCACGGTGCGGGTGCGTCGGATGCCGCCACCGGCGTAGTGGTCCTGCCGCTGCAGGTGCTGCTGGCCGTCGTGCTGTTCCGCCTTGGCTATCTGCTGCGTCATGCGCCGATGGAAAAGGATGGCCGAGAGACGTCTTCCGGGCGGGTCCGCACGACGGTGGGTCTGCTGTGCATGATCGTCGCCATCGTGACGCCGATCCTTGCGGCGGCGGGTTATGCCGCGGCCTCTGACGCGCTGTTCGCACCGGGGGTGATGACGCTGGCGATCTTCGGCGTGATCATCGTGCTGCAACGGCTGGTCTACGACATCTATGCACCGGCCACGGACAGCACCGACACCGGCCCGCTGATGCCCGTCGTCATCGGCTTCGCGCTGTTCCTGCTGGCGGTGCCGGTGCTGGCGCTGGTCTGGGGCGCGCGCCTGACCGACCTGCTGGAGGTCTGGGCCCAGTTCAGCGCCGGGTTCCAGGTCGGAGAGACGACGATCTCGCCCACGGACTTCATGACCTTCGTGCTGATCTTCGGTGGCGGCTACCTGCTGACGCAATTCGTCAAGCGGCAGCTGAAGACATCGGTCCTGCCGCGCACCAAGATGGACCTTGGCGGACAGAACGCGGTGGCAGCGGGCGTCGCCTATATCGGTATCATCGTGTCCGCCCTGATCGCGATCACCACGGCGGGGATCGACCTGTCGAGCCTTGCCATCGTGGCCGGTGCGCTGTCCGTCGGTATCGGTTTCGGCCTGCAGACCATCGTGCAGAACTTCGTGTCCGGCATCATCCTGCTGATCGAACGCCCGATCGGCGAGGGCGACATGATCGAGGTGAACGGGCAGGTCGGCTTCGTGCGCGACATCAGCGTGCGGTCGACCCGGATCGAGACATTCGACCGCACCGACGTCATCATCCCGAACGCCGATCTGGTGTCGGGGCAGGTCACGAACTGGACCCGCGGCAACCTTGTCGGGCGCCTGATCATCCCCGTCGGGGTGGCCTACGGCAGCGACGTGGAACAGGTCCGCAAGATCCTGCTGGAGGTGGGTGGCGCGCAGCCCATGGTGCTGGCCGATCCCGGCCCGCAGGCGCTGTTCATGGCCTTCGGCGCCAGCTCTCTCGATTTCGAACTGCGGGTGATCCTGCGGGACGTGAACTGGAAGGTGATCGTCACCGACGAGATGAACCGCGACATCGACCGCCGTTTTGCCGAGGCCGGGATCGAGATTCCCTTTGCCCAGCAGGACATCTGGCTGCGCAACCCCGAGGCGCTGCATCCGGCAAAGCCCGACGCGACTCCCGCGGCCGCCACCAGCGCGCCGGACGACGGCCCGGACACTGCCCGAGAGGCCCGCGCGATGATGGATGCGGGCGACATGCACGACGACGCGGACGGCGATCCAGCACCCGAGGGAGAGACCCAATGA
- a CDS encoding cysteine synthase A, with protein sequence MHIKSDLADAVGNTPLIRLRAASEATGCEILGKAEFLNPGQSVKDRAALFIIKDAIAKGLLKPGGTIVEGTAGNTGIGLALVGASMGFKTVIVIPETQSEEKKDMLRLAGAELVQVPSAPYKNPNNYVRYSGRLAEELAKTTPGGVIWANQFDNTANRQAHIETTGPEIWDQTDGKVDGFICAVGSGGTLAGVAMALQPKGVKIGLADPDGAALYNFYEHGEMKSEGDSITEGIGQGRITANLEGFTPDMSYNIPDAEALPIVFDLLQHEGLCLGGSSGINIGGAIRMARDMGPGHTIVTILCDYGTRYQSKLWNPEFLRSKGLPVPEWLTTGPQSIPGVFEDA encoded by the coding sequence ATGCACATCAAATCCGATCTGGCCGACGCGGTCGGCAATACCCCTCTGATCCGCCTGCGCGCCGCATCCGAGGCGACGGGCTGCGAGATTCTGGGCAAGGCCGAGTTCCTGAACCCTGGCCAGTCGGTCAAGGACCGCGCCGCCCTTTTCATCATCAAGGACGCCATCGCGAAGGGTCTGCTGAAACCCGGCGGCACGATTGTCGAAGGCACGGCAGGCAACACCGGCATCGGTCTGGCGCTGGTCGGTGCCTCGATGGGGTTCAAGACGGTCATCGTGATCCCGGAAACCCAGTCCGAGGAAAAGAAGGACATGCTGCGTCTGGCCGGTGCCGAACTGGTGCAGGTGCCTTCGGCGCCTTACAAGAACCCCAACAACTACGTCCGCTATTCGGGCCGTCTGGCTGAAGAGCTAGCCAAGACGACCCCCGGCGGCGTGATCTGGGCGAACCAGTTCGACAACACGGCCAATCGTCAGGCCCATATCGAAACGACCGGCCCCGAGATCTGGGATCAGACCGACGGCAAGGTCGACGGCTTCATCTGCGCGGTAGGCTCTGGCGGGACGCTGGCGGGTGTCGCGATGGCGCTGCAGCCCAAGGGCGTCAAGATCGGTCTGGCCGACCCGGACGGTGCGGCACTTTATAATTTCTACGAACACGGAGAGATGAAGTCCGAAGGCGACAGCATCACCGAAGGCATCGGGCAGGGGCGGATCACCGCCAACCTCGAAGGTTTCACGCCCGACATGAGCTACAACATCCCCGACGCCGAGGCGCTGCCGATCGTTTTTGATCTGCTGCAGCACGAAGGGCTGTGCCTGGGGGGATCGTCGGGCATCAACATCGGCGGTGCGATCCGCATGGCCCGCGACATGGGGCCAGGTCATACCATCGTCACCATCCTGTGCGACTACGGCACACGCTATCAGTCCAAGCTGTGGAACCCCGAATTCCTGCGGTCCAAGGGGCTGCCAGTGCCGGAATGGCTGACCACCGGCCCGCAATCGATTCCCGGCGTCTTCGAGGACGCATGA
- a CDS encoding NUDIX domain-containing protein — MDVFVCGPLQDAGLRRAVAGDAGDVTPATLSGYAVLSVADDALPPIVAQAGAAAQGLLWRNLSADAVARLTLYESAFDSQRVTVNVTLGDRAEVAAQMWQTPHDLSAGPGHWSLPDWQTRCAAVWISAAQEIFGAAVRPDPDNLRWQYPVMLKRAWARHLAATSDRPATLRHAARPGDVIVSARAAPLGRFFRLQGFEVTHARFDGTRQGPLPREVMVGVDAVMVMPYDPVRDRVVLVEQIRMGVLERGDPNPWMLEPVAGMIDAFETPEQSALRETREEAGLDVTLRHVTSHYPSPGNATDYFHCFVGFCDLPDLHRYSGGLPGEHEDLALHVLTLDRALSLVATGEIAVGPGITLLYWLALHRDALRLEFASAAP, encoded by the coding sequence ATGGATGTCTTTGTTTGCGGGCCCTTGCAGGATGCAGGGCTGCGTCGCGCCGTTGCGGGCGACGCGGGCGATGTGACGCCCGCCACCTTGTCAGGCTATGCGGTGCTGTCCGTGGCGGATGACGCGCTGCCCCCGATCGTGGCGCAGGCAGGGGCCGCGGCACAGGGCCTGCTGTGGCGGAACCTGTCCGCTGACGCGGTCGCGCGGCTGACGCTTTACGAAAGCGCCTTTGACAGCCAGCGGGTGACGGTGAACGTCACGCTGGGTGACAGGGCAGAGGTCGCGGCGCAGATGTGGCAGACGCCCCACGATCTGTCCGCAGGCCCCGGCCACTGGTCGCTGCCGGACTGGCAGACGCGCTGCGCTGCCGTGTGGATCAGTGCAGCGCAAGAAATTTTTGGCGCGGCCGTGCGTCCTGATCCCGACAATTTGCGCTGGCAGTATCCGGTCATGCTCAAACGCGCATGGGCGCGGCATCTGGCGGCGACATCTGATCGCCCCGCGACCCTGCGCCATGCGGCCCGGCCGGGCGATGTCATCGTCAGTGCCCGGGCCGCCCCCTTGGGCCGATTCTTTCGCCTGCAGGGGTTCGAGGTCACGCATGCCCGCTTTGACGGCACGCGGCAGGGGCCGTTGCCGCGCGAGGTCATGGTCGGCGTCGATGCGGTGATGGTCATGCCCTACGATCCGGTCCGCGACCGGGTGGTGCTGGTCGAGCAGATTCGCATGGGGGTGCTGGAACGCGGCGACCCCAATCCGTGGATGCTGGAACCTGTGGCTGGCATGATCGACGCCTTCGAGACGCCGGAGCAGAGCGCGTTGCGCGAAACGCGCGAAGAGGCGGGTCTGGACGTGACCCTGCGGCACGTGACCTCGCACTACCCCTCGCCGGGGAATGCCACGGATTACTTTCACTGTTTCGTGGGGTTTTGCGATCTGCCTGATCTGCATCGCTACTCTGGCGGCTTGCCGGGCGAACATGAAGATCTGGCATTGCACGTGCTCACGCTGGATCGGGCGCTCTCTCTGGTCGCCACGGGCGAAATCGCCGTCGGTCCGGGAATCACGCTGCTCTATTGGCTGGCGCTGCACCGCGACGCCCTGCGGCTTGAGTTTGCAAGCGCCGCACCCTAG
- a CDS encoding TrgA family protein, with the protein MPTMGRLAGAIFFGIVGGVLAWLLVPFFEETRTPKLWFPLCGVVGVLIGWIFVGPRTGQGTGVAIGTGLTGAILVAFWVLFLLSGSDMIRVSMRGRFDGPMDAVVGTFGIMAEYAQQFYAPVILVALLGGGIVAGLLTDAFGKRYR; encoded by the coding sequence ATGCCGACCATGGGGCGCCTTGCGGGGGCGATATTCTTCGGCATTGTGGGGGGCGTGCTGGCCTGGCTTCTGGTGCCCTTCTTCGAGGAGACGCGGACACCGAAACTCTGGTTTCCGCTTTGCGGTGTGGTCGGTGTGCTGATCGGCTGGATCTTCGTGGGGCCACGGACCGGGCAGGGCACGGGTGTCGCCATCGGCACCGGGCTGACGGGGGCCATCCTGGTGGCGTTCTGGGTGCTTTTTCTGCTGTCCGGATCTGACATGATCCGCGTGTCGATGCGGGGCCGTTTCGACGGACCGATGGATGCCGTCGTCGGCACCTTCGGCATCATGGCCGAATATGCGCAACAATTCTATGCGCCGGTCATTCTGGTCGCCCTGCTGGGCGGCGGGATTGTCGCGGGATTGCTGACAGATGCCTTTGGCAAGCGGTATCGGTAA
- a CDS encoding SAM-dependent methyltransferase, translated as MILTTTDGQTGLPRYFSAVFKMMDALKRGRIDVILPDGRHFRAEGRDAGHVAEITVHNPDLFSRIVREGDLGFCDAYLDGWWSTPDLMAFMDLIHDDAEEIYDGFPGQFLVRTFERIRFWLQSNSKKQARKNIEYHYDLGNDFYALWLDDTMTYSSAIFDSGQESMEKAQIAKYASMVDQMDVKPGDHVLEIGCGWGGFAEYAAAERGLRVTCLTISKEQFNYAVDRIEKAGLSDMVTFKLQDYRDETGTYDGIASIEMFEAVGEQYWPVYFKTVRERLKPGRNATLQIITVADRRWEVYKRGPDFIQKYIFPGGMLPSPGKLREVIGKNGLSVVRSIEFGHSYDQTLRRWHETFNAQWDKVAALGFDDRFRRMWNFYLTSCAATFASENCDVTQITITRAA; from the coding sequence ATGATTTTGACGACCACTGATGGCCAGACTGGCTTGCCGCGCTACTTTTCGGCGGTTTTCAAGATGATGGATGCGCTCAAGCGGGGGCGGATCGACGTGATCCTGCCGGACGGGCGTCATTTCCGCGCCGAAGGACGCGATGCGGGTCACGTGGCCGAAATCACGGTCCACAACCCGGACCTGTTTTCCCGCATCGTGCGCGAGGGGGACCTTGGTTTCTGCGACGCCTACCTTGACGGCTGGTGGTCGACCCCGGACCTGATGGCCTTCATGGACCTGATCCATGACGACGCGGAAGAGATCTATGACGGCTTTCCGGGCCAGTTCCTCGTCCGCACGTTCGAGCGGATCCGCTTCTGGCTGCAAAGCAATTCCAAGAAGCAGGCCCGCAAGAACATCGAATACCACTATGATCTGGGCAATGATTTCTACGCATTGTGGCTGGACGACACGATGACCTATTCCTCCGCCATCTTCGACAGCGGTCAGGAAAGCATGGAGAAGGCGCAGATCGCGAAATATGCCTCCATGGTCGATCAGATGGACGTGAAGCCCGGCGACCATGTGCTTGAAATCGGCTGCGGTTGGGGCGGTTTCGCCGAATATGCAGCGGCAGAGCGGGGGCTGCGCGTCACCTGCCTGACGATCAGCAAGGAACAGTTCAACTATGCCGTCGACCGCATTGAAAAGGCGGGACTTTCCGACATGGTCACGTTCAAGCTGCAGGATTACCGCGACGAGACCGGCACCTATGACGGCATCGCCAGCATCGAGATGTTCGAGGCCGTTGGAGAACAATACTGGCCGGTCTACTTCAAGACCGTGCGCGAGCGGCTGAAGCCCGGACGGAACGCCACGCTGCAGATCATCACCGTCGCCGACCGGCGGTGGGAGGTCTACAAGCGCGGGCCGGATTTCATCCAGAAATACATCTTTCCGGGCGGCATGCTGCCCAGCCCCGGCAAGCTGCGCGAGGTGATCGGCAAGAACGGCCTGTCCGTCGTGCGGTCCATCGAGTTCGGTCACAGCTATGACCAGACACTGCGCCGCTGGCACGAGACCTTCAATGCGCAATGGGACAAGGTCGCGGCCCTTGGCTTTGACGACCGCTTCCGGCGGATGTGGAACTTCTATCTGACCTCTTGTGCCGCGACCTTTGCCAGTGAAAACTGCGACGTGACACAGATCACGATTACGCGCGCCGCCTGA
- a CDS encoding fatty acid desaturase, producing the protein MKNMSRTTSLPPETPAARDWVRILAAYRDPDTLRSAFELGVTVLGFVTLWVAAWFAVQVSWTLAVALGIVNGGFLVRLFAIQHDCGHGSFFNNRHLSDWTGRVLGIVTLTPYDVWRRTHALHHSHAGNLDRRGIGDVHTLTLAEYQALPRFQAFMYRVYRHPLVMFGLGPTWLFFVQNRLPLGLMTAGRSYWVSAMVTNLAIAAALTLIVWFGGWPALAFVFFPPTLVAASAGVWLFYVQHQFETTMWEQDPDWQLHEAALHGSSHYDLPLVLRWMTANIGIHHVHHLYSRIPFYRLPDVLRDHRELVEVSRMTLRQSLKCASLDLWDAERNRLISFRQAHAA; encoded by the coding sequence ATGAAAAACATGTCACGGACGACCTCCCTGCCGCCCGAAACCCCTGCTGCGCGCGATTGGGTGCGCATTCTGGCGGCCTATCGCGATCCCGACACCCTGCGCAGCGCGTTCGAGCTGGGGGTGACAGTGCTGGGTTTCGTGACGCTTTGGGTCGCCGCATGGTTCGCTGTGCAGGTCAGCTGGACGCTGGCCGTGGCGCTGGGCATCGTCAACGGCGGATTTCTGGTCCGTCTGTTCGCGATCCAGCACGATTGCGGCCACGGGTCGTTCTTCAACAACCGGCACCTGAGCGACTGGACCGGCCGCGTTCTGGGCATCGTGACGCTGACGCCCTACGACGTCTGGCGCCGCACCCATGCGCTGCACCATAGCCATGCGGGCAACCTCGACCGCCGCGGCATCGGTGACGTGCATACGCTGACCTTGGCCGAATATCAGGCCTTGCCGCGGTTTCAGGCCTTCATGTACCGGGTCTATCGTCATCCGTTGGTCATGTTCGGTCTTGGCCCGACGTGGCTGTTTTTTGTCCAGAACCGCCTGCCGCTGGGTCTGATGACCGCCGGGCGCAGTTACTGGGTGTCCGCCATGGTGACGAACCTCGCCATTGCCGCTGCCTTGACGTTGATCGTCTGGTTCGGCGGCTGGCCCGCGCTGGCCTTCGTCTTCTTCCCGCCCACGCTTGTGGCGGCCTCGGCCGGGGTCTGGCTGTTCTATGTCCAGCACCAGTTCGAGACGACGATGTGGGAACAGGACCCGGACTGGCAGCTGCACGAGGCGGCGCTGCACGGCAGTTCGCACTATGACCTGCCGCTGGTGCTGCGCTGGATGACCGCCAATATCGGCATCCATCACGTCCATCACCTCTACAGCCGGATCCCGTTCTACCGCCTGCCAGACGTGCTGCGCGATCACCGCGAGCTGGTCGAGGTCAGCCGCATGACCCTGCGCCAGAGCCTGAAATGCGCCTCGCTCGACCTCTGGGACGCGGAACGCAACCGCCTGATCTCGTTCCGGCAGGCGCACGCGGCCTAG
- a CDS encoding cryptochrome/photolyase family protein, with protein sequence MSDKTPIILWFRRDLRLGDHPALTEACNAGRPVIPLFIHDEVVDGQGAAPRFRLGLSVASLRDSLTDKASRLILRKGRALDVLREVIKETGAGAVYWSRLYDPDAKARDTAVKAALKDDGIDAQSFAGHLLFEPWTVETQTGGFYKVYTPMWKSVRDRELPATLSTPSRIPAPGSWPASDDLDGWQMGADMQRGHDVVLPHCTVGESAASHRLGAFIAHRIEDYKAARDIPGVDGTSGLSENLTYGEISPLSCWHAGWRALHDGKSDSETFLKELVWREFAYHLVHHTPRITTANWREDWDAFPWKTDARLAEVKAWKQGRTGIRFVDAAMRELQVTGRMHNRGRMIVASYLTKHLMCHWKIGLDWFADQLIDWDPASNAMGWQWSAGSGPDATPYFRVFNPVTQLDKFDKDRDYVRAWLAEEYKTPSKTALSFYDAIPLRWNMSPEDAYPDPVVTADEGRKAALAAYENRDF encoded by the coding sequence ATGAGCGATAAAACCCCCATCATCCTGTGGTTCCGGCGCGACCTGCGCCTTGGCGACCATCCCGCCCTGACCGAGGCCTGCAACGCGGGCCGTCCGGTCATTCCGCTGTTCATCCATGACGAGGTCGTGGACGGGCAGGGCGCCGCACCGCGCTTTCGACTGGGCCTGTCGGTCGCATCTCTGCGCGACAGCCTGACGGACAAGGCCTCGCGTTTGATCCTGCGTAAGGGCCGCGCGCTTGACGTGCTGCGCGAGGTCATCAAAGAGACGGGGGCCGGCGCCGTTTACTGGTCGCGGCTGTATGACCCCGATGCCAAGGCCCGCGACACCGCCGTCAAAGCTGCGCTGAAGGACGACGGTATCGACGCGCAAAGCTTTGCGGGCCATCTGCTGTTCGAACCCTGGACGGTCGAGACGCAGACGGGCGGCTTCTACAAGGTTTACACGCCGATGTGGAAATCCGTGCGGGACCGCGAGCTGCCGGCGACGCTCAGCACGCCGTCCCGTATCCCCGCACCGGGTAGCTGGCCTGCTAGCGACGATCTGGATGGTTGGCAGATGGGGGCCGACATGCAGCGGGGGCACGATGTCGTGCTGCCCCATTGTACTGTGGGAGAGTCAGCGGCCAGCCACCGGCTGGGCGCCTTCATTGCCCACCGGATCGAAGACTACAAAGCCGCGCGCGATATTCCGGGCGTCGACGGCACCTCCGGCCTGTCGGAAAACCTGACCTACGGAGAGATCAGCCCGCTGTCCTGCTGGCACGCCGGCTGGCGCGCCCTGCACGACGGCAAATCCGACTCCGAGACATTTCTGAAAGAGCTGGTCTGGCGCGAGTTCGCCTATCACCTTGTCCACCATACCCCCCGCATCACCACCGCTAACTGGCGCGAGGATTGGGATGCCTTTCCGTGGAAGACCGACGCGCGGCTGGCCGAGGTCAAGGCGTGGAAACAGGGGCGCACCGGTATCCGCTTTGTCGATGCGGCGATGCGCGAATTGCAGGTGACGGGGCGGATGCACAACCGGGGGCGGATGATCGTCGCCAGCTACCTGACCAAGCACCTGATGTGCCACTGGAAGATCGGGCTGGACTGGTTCGCCGACCAACTGATCGACTGGGACCCGGCGTCGAACGCCATGGGCTGGCAATGGTCGGCGGGGTCCGGTCCCGATGCCACGCCTTATTTCCGGGTGTTCAACCCGGTCACGCAGCTCGACAAGTTCGACAAGGACAGGGACTACGTCAGGGCGTGGCTGGCCGAGGAGTACAAGACCCCCTCGAAAACCGCGCTGTCGTTCTACGACGCGATCCCGCTGCGGTGGAACATGTCGCCAGAAGATGCATATCCCGACCCGGTCGTGACGGCCGACGAAGGCCGCAAGGCAGCCCTCGCAGCCTACGAGAACCGCGACTTCTAG
- a CDS encoding BCCT family transporter has product MSDMSSEGIPAPDGKADLIDTDYTIGQDNLEGKVVGLGFDIHNPVFGISATAVVAFVFYTLALPEQSGALFTWLFASVTEGFDWFFLTAANIFVLFCLFLIVSPLGRVRLGGKAATADYTYLGWFSMLFAAGMGIGLMFYGVSEPLTHFSTALGGTTVEDGLRTDWAPLGAAAGNEAEAMRLGMAATIFHWGLHPWAIYAVVGLALALFSYNKGLPLTMRSAFYPLLGERVWGWPGHVIDILAVFATLFGLATSLGFGATQANAGLNEVFGLPIGNTTEVLLITGITAIALISVLRGLDGGVKILSEINMGLAFLLLAFVLLVGPTLAILGVFGSSLLAYVEYLPQLANPIGRADTNFVQGWTSFYWAWWISWSPFVGMFIARVSRGRTVREFITCVLLIPSLVCVLWMSVFGGVAITQVVQDGYTLAQDAELPRQLFVMLDALPLATITSLIGVVLVIVFFVTSSDSGSLVIDTITAGGKIDAPVPQRVFWCLFEGAVAIVLLLSAGGLKSLQSMVISTGLPFTVVLLVMCVAIYRGLQSERANT; this is encoded by the coding sequence ATGAGCGACATGTCGAGCGAGGGGATACCGGCCCCTGACGGCAAGGCCGACCTGATCGATACCGACTACACGATCGGTCAGGACAATCTGGAAGGCAAGGTCGTGGGCCTTGGCTTTGACATCCACAATCCGGTGTTCGGCATTTCGGCGACCGCCGTTGTGGCGTTCGTCTTCTATACCCTCGCGCTGCCGGAACAATCCGGCGCGTTGTTCACTTGGCTGTTCGCCAGTGTCACCGAAGGCTTCGACTGGTTCTTTCTGACGGCGGCGAACATCTTCGTGCTGTTCTGCCTGTTTCTGATCGTGTCACCGCTGGGCCGCGTGCGCCTTGGCGGCAAGGCGGCGACGGCGGATTATACCTACCTCGGCTGGTTCTCGATGCTGTTTGCCGCCGGCATGGGCATCGGTCTGATGTTCTATGGCGTGTCAGAGCCGCTGACGCACTTCTCCACCGCCCTCGGCGGCACCACGGTCGAGGATGGTCTGCGCACCGACTGGGCCCCCCTGGGTGCCGCTGCAGGCAACGAGGCGGAGGCCATGCGCCTTGGTATGGCGGCGACGATCTTTCATTGGGGTCTGCACCCTTGGGCGATTTATGCGGTCGTGGGTCTGGCGCTGGCGCTGTTCAGCTATAACAAGGGCCTGCCGCTGACGATGCGGTCCGCCTTCTATCCGCTGCTGGGCGAACGTGTCTGGGGCTGGCCGGGTCACGTCATCGACATCCTCGCGGTCTTTGCGACACTCTTTGGCCTTGCGACATCGCTTGGCTTTGGGGCGACGCAGGCGAATGCGGGCTTGAACGAGGTCTTCGGCCTGCCGATTGGCAACACGACGGAAGTGTTGCTGATCACCGGCATTACCGCGATCGCGCTGATCTCGGTCCTGCGGGGACTTGATGGCGGGGTCAAGATCCTGTCGGAGATCAACATGGGGCTGGCCTTCCTGTTGCTGGCCTTCGTGCTGCTGGTGGGGCCGACGCTGGCAATCCTCGGCGTCTTCGGGTCCAGCCTGTTGGCCTATGTGGAGTATCTGCCGCAACTGGCCAATCCGATCGGTCGCGCGGACACGAACTTCGTCCAGGGCTGGACGTCCTTCTACTGGGCGTGGTGGATCAGCTGGTCACCCTTCGTCGGCATGTTCATCGCCCGCGTCAGCCGGGGCCGCACGGTGCGCGAGTTCATCACTTGCGTCCTGCTGATCCCAAGCCTTGTTTGCGTGCTGTGGATGAGCGTCTTTGGCGGCGTGGCGATCACCCAAGTCGTGCAGGATGGCTATACCCTCGCACAGGATGCGGAACTGCCGCGCCAGTTGTTCGTGATGCTGGACGCACTGCCATTGGCCACGATCACATCGCTGATCGGCGTCGTGCTGGTCATCGTGTTCTTCGTGACCTCGTCCGACTCCGGATCCCTGGTGATCGACACGATCACCGCGGGCGGCAAGATCGACGCCCCCGTGCCGCAGCGCGTCTTCTGGTGCCTGTTCGAAGGGGCGGTGGCCATCGTGCTGCTGCTGTCGGCGGGCGGATTGAAGTCGTTGCAGTCGATGGTGATCTCGACCGGGTTGCCGTTTACCGTGGTGCTGCTGGTTATGTGCGTCGCGATCTATCGCGGCTTGCAATCCGAACGCGCCAACACCTGA